The following are encoded together in the Pseudomonas maumuensis genome:
- a CDS encoding S49 family peptidase, protein MTDEWKAPEADEAGEERKSWKLLEKTLLAGVQEQRRARRWGIFFKLLTFVYLFGILFLFTPLMDVDKAASRSGSHTALVEVRGVIADQEPASADNIVKSLREAFKDPKTKAVVMRVNSPGGSPVQAGYVYDEIRRLRAEYPAIKLYAVIADLGASGAYYIASAADEIYADKASLVGSIGVTAAGYGFVGAMDKLGVERRTYTAGEHKAFLDPFSPQKPEETAFWQGVLDTTHRQFIAMVKQGRGERLKDKDHPELFSGLIWSGEQAKDLGLVDGLGSASYVAREIVGEKDLVDFTVQESPFDRFSKRIGASVAERIALYMGFQGPSLR, encoded by the coding sequence ATGACTGACGAGTGGAAGGCGCCCGAGGCCGACGAGGCTGGCGAAGAGCGCAAGAGCTGGAAGCTGCTGGAGAAGACCTTGCTGGCGGGTGTCCAGGAGCAGCGTCGGGCGCGGCGCTGGGGCATCTTCTTCAAGCTGCTGACCTTCGTTTACCTGTTCGGCATCCTGTTCCTGTTCACGCCATTGATGGATGTGGACAAGGCTGCCTCGCGCAGCGGCAGCCATACCGCGTTGGTCGAGGTGCGTGGGGTGATTGCCGATCAGGAACCTGCCAGCGCCGACAATATCGTCAAGAGCCTGCGCGAGGCGTTCAAGGATCCGAAGACCAAGGCTGTGGTCATGCGCGTCAACAGCCCGGGCGGCAGCCCGGTGCAGGCGGGCTATGTGTACGACGAGATCCGCCGTCTGCGCGCCGAATATCCGGCCATCAAGCTGTACGCGGTGATCGCCGACCTGGGTGCCTCCGGCGCCTACTACATTGCCAGCGCGGCCGACGAGATCTATGCCGACAAGGCCAGCCTGGTCGGCTCCATTGGCGTCACCGCGGCGGGCTACGGCTTTGTCGGCGCCATGGACAAGCTGGGCGTGGAGCGGCGCACCTACACGGCGGGCGAGCACAAGGCCTTCCTGGATCCGTTCTCGCCACAGAAGCCGGAAGAGACCGCGTTCTGGCAGGGTGTGCTGGATACCACGCATCGCCAGTTCATCGCCATGGTCAAGCAGGGGCGTGGCGAGCGCTTGAAAGACAAGGATCACCCTGAGTTGTTCAGCGGGCTGATCTGGTCGGGCGAGCAGGCCAAGGATCTGGGTCTGGTCGATGGTCTGGGCAGTGCCAGCTATGTTGCCCGCGAAATCGTGGGTGAGAAGGATCTTGTGGACTTCACCGTGCAGGAGTCGCCGTTCGATCGTTTCTCCAAGCGCATCGGTGCCAGCGTGGCGGAGCGCATTGCGCTGTATATGGGCTTCCAGGGGCCTTCGCTGCGTTGA
- a CDS encoding HAD family hydrolase, with protein MNKSYDLLIFDWDGTLADSIGRIVEAMNVAAGRAGEAASSDEAIKGIIGLALGEAIATLYPHLDAQQVEAFRQHYADVYMALDQQPSPLFDGVVESLEAFRAEGYRLAVATGKARRGLDRVLKANGWDTYFDITRAADETRGKPHPLMLEEILAHCQVEPGRALMVGDSAFDLQMASNAGMHSVAVGYGAMSLQVLAEFGPQVCIEHFSQLREWLAEPAQINFQGR; from the coding sequence ATGAATAAAAGTTATGACCTGCTGATCTTCGACTGGGATGGCACGCTGGCCGATTCCATCGGGCGCATTGTCGAGGCCATGAACGTGGCCGCCGGGCGTGCCGGGGAGGCCGCCAGCAGCGACGAGGCGATCAAGGGCATCATTGGCCTGGCGCTGGGGGAGGCGATTGCCACCCTGTACCCGCACCTCGATGCGCAGCAGGTCGAGGCTTTCCGTCAGCATTACGCCGATGTCTATATGGCGCTGGATCAACAGCCGTCGCCGCTGTTCGACGGTGTGGTCGAGTCGCTGGAAGCATTCCGCGCCGAGGGGTATCGTCTGGCGGTGGCCACTGGCAAGGCGCGGCGCGGCCTGGATCGGGTGCTCAAGGCCAATGGCTGGGATACCTACTTCGACATTACCCGGGCGGCCGACGAAACCCGCGGCAAACCGCATCCGCTGATGCTCGAGGAGATTCTCGCTCACTGCCAGGTCGAACCCGGGCGGGCGCTGATGGTCGGAGATTCGGCGTTCGACCTGCAGATGGCCAGCAATGCCGGCATGCATTCGGTCGCTGTGGGCTATGGCGCCATGTCGCTGCAGGTCCTGGCCGAATTTGGCCCGCAGGTGTGCATCGAGCATTTTTCCCAGTTGCGCGAATGGCTGGCCGAGCCTGCGCAGATCAATTTCCAAGGTAGGTGA
- the rluC gene encoding 23S rRNA pseudouridine(955/2504/2580) synthase RluC → MTTNTPPTSGVQLIEVAPELAGQRIDNFLITALKGVPKTLVYRILRKGEVRVNKGRIKPEYKLQAGDIVRVPPVRLPERDEPAPVAQGLLQRLEAAIVYEDKALIVMNKPAGIAVHGGSGLSFGVIEALRQLRPDAKELELVHRLDRDTSGLLMIAKKRSMLRHLHAALRGDGVDKRYMALVRGHWPTSKKQVNAPLQKSNLRSGERMVEVNDEGKEALTMFRVLRRFGEFATIVEARPITGRTHQIRVHTLHAGHMIAGDSKYGDEDFSREIRDLGGKRLFLHAYQLTVPLPDGGELKLEAPVDEMWAKTIERLAS, encoded by the coding sequence ATGACGACCAATACCCCTCCGACTTCCGGCGTTCAGCTGATCGAAGTCGCGCCGGAGCTTGCCGGCCAACGCATCGACAATTTCCTCATCACCGCGCTCAAGGGCGTGCCCAAGACGCTGGTCTACCGCATCCTGCGCAAGGGCGAGGTGCGGGTCAACAAGGGCCGGATCAAGCCTGAGTACAAGCTGCAGGCTGGCGATATCGTGCGGGTGCCGCCGGTGCGCCTGCCCGAGCGTGACGAGCCCGCGCCCGTGGCCCAGGGGCTGTTGCAGCGCCTGGAGGCTGCCATCGTCTATGAAGACAAGGCGCTGATCGTGATGAACAAGCCGGCCGGCATCGCCGTGCATGGCGGCAGCGGCCTGAGCTTCGGGGTGATCGAGGCGCTGCGCCAGTTGCGCCCCGACGCCAAGGAGCTGGAGCTGGTGCACCGCCTGGACCGCGACACCTCGGGCCTGTTGATGATCGCCAAGAAGCGCAGCATGCTGCGCCACCTGCATGCCGCGCTGCGCGGCGATGGTGTGGACAAGCGCTACATGGCGCTGGTGCGTGGCCACTGGCCGACCTCGAAGAAACAGGTCAATGCGCCGCTGCAGAAGAGCAATCTGCGCTCCGGCGAACGCATGGTCGAAGTCAATGACGAAGGCAAGGAGGCCTTGACAATGTTTCGCGTGCTGCGCCGCTTCGGCGAGTTCGCCACCATCGTCGAGGCGCGGCCGATCACCGGTCGTACCCACCAGATCCGCGTACACACCCTGCATGCCGGGCACATGATCGCCGGCGACAGCAAGTACGGCGATGAGGACTTCAGCCGCGAGATTCGCGACCTGGGCGGCAAGCGCCTGTTCCTGCACGCCTACCAGTTGACCGTGCCGCTGCCCGACGGCGGCGAGCTCAAGCTCGAGGCGCCGGTGGACGAGATGTGGGCCAAGACCATCGAGCGGTTGGCGTCCTGA
- the rne gene encoding ribonuclease E: MKRMLINATQPEELRVALVDGQRLYDLDIESGAREQKKANIYKGKITRIEPSLEAAFVDFGSERHGFLPLKEISREYFKKAPEGRVNIKEVLSEGQEVIVQVEKEERGNKGAALTTFISLAGRYLVLMPNNPRAGGISRRIEGEERNELREALNGLTVPGDMGLIVRTAGLGRSSEEMQWDLDYLLQLWTAIKEASLDRTAPFLIYQESNVIIRAIRDYLRQDIGEVLIDSIDAQEEALTFIRQVMPQYASKVKLYEDSVPLFNRFQIESQIETAFQRVVDLPSGGSIVIDPTEALVSIDINSARATKGSDIEETALQTNLEAAEEIARQLRLRDIGGLIVIDFIDMTPAKNQRAVEERVRECLEADRARVQVGRISRFGLLEMSRQRLRPSLGESSGIVCPRCSGTGIIRDVESLSLAILRLIEEEALKDRTAEVRAQVPIPVAAFLLNEKRNSITKIELRTRARIIILPNDHLETPHFEVQRLRDDNPDVLNNQSSYEIASAETEEASLPTATRTLVRQEAAVKTAPARANAPVPAAAEEQPAAPATAAPSVPEPSLFKGLVKSLVSLFAGKEEPAAAPAVTTEKPATERSPRNEERRNGRQQSRNRNGRREEDRKPREERSERAPREERQPREERAPREERAPREERQRQPREDRRGNREERVRELREPLDAAPAPAAREERAPREERAPREERVAREERAPREERAPREERAPREERAPREERAPREERAPREERAPREERAPREERAPREERAPREERQLRPEAQAVEQAAELAEEQLPNDELLQDEQEGTDGERPRRRSRGQRRRSNRRERQRNANGELIEGDEDAGEEQQPQQHQATELGAELAAGTAVIAAVATSNISADAEAQANQQAERASAAVAETQVEITEVVAEQVAIAPVVEQPVSEPVVAVEPSIEPVVEVAPQPVVEEAPAEQPAVVAEAVQAPAVEAGEIEQPQVVEATVVETPVAEQPVAVVEPVVEAQPEVAEAPAAEPAPIVAEQAPEEAPAPVEAPSAMLANGRAPNDPREVRRRKREAEAAAAAAAQAAAEAAPAQALETADEHKPHHG, translated from the coding sequence ATGAAAAGAATGCTGATTAACGCAACTCAACCCGAAGAGTTGCGTGTAGCCCTGGTGGACGGCCAACGCCTCTACGACCTGGACATCGAGTCCGGTGCCCGTGAGCAGAAAAAGGCCAACATCTACAAAGGCAAGATCACCCGGATCGAGCCCAGCCTTGAAGCCGCCTTCGTCGACTTCGGCTCCGAACGTCACGGCTTCCTGCCGCTGAAGGAAATCTCCCGCGAATACTTCAAGAAAGCCCCTGAAGGCCGGGTCAACATCAAGGAAGTCCTGAGCGAAGGCCAGGAAGTCATCGTCCAGGTCGAGAAGGAAGAGCGCGGCAACAAAGGCGCTGCCCTGACTACCTTCATCAGCCTGGCCGGCCGCTACCTGGTGCTGATGCCCAACAACCCGCGCGCCGGCGGCATCTCCCGCCGCATCGAAGGCGAAGAGCGCAACGAGCTGCGTGAAGCACTGAACGGCCTGACCGTTCCGGGCGACATGGGCCTGATCGTGCGCACCGCGGGCCTTGGCCGCAGCAGCGAAGAAATGCAGTGGGACCTCGACTACCTGCTGCAGCTGTGGACCGCCATCAAGGAAGCCTCGCTGGACCGTACCGCGCCGTTCCTGATCTACCAGGAAAGCAATGTCATCATCCGCGCCATCCGCGACTACCTGCGCCAGGACATCGGCGAAGTACTGATCGACAGCATCGACGCCCAGGAAGAAGCCCTGACCTTCATCCGCCAGGTGATGCCGCAGTACGCCAGCAAGGTCAAGCTGTACGAAGACAGCGTGCCGCTGTTCAACCGTTTCCAGATCGAAAGCCAAATCGAGACCGCCTTCCAGCGCGTCGTCGACCTGCCGTCCGGCGGCTCGATCGTGATCGACCCGACCGAAGCCCTGGTTTCCATCGACATCAACTCGGCGCGCGCCACCAAGGGCAGCGACATCGAGGAAACCGCCCTGCAGACCAACCTGGAAGCGGCCGAAGAGATCGCCCGCCAGCTGCGCCTGCGTGACATCGGCGGCCTGATCGTCATCGACTTCATCGACATGACCCCGGCGAAGAACCAGCGCGCCGTCGAAGAACGCGTGCGCGAATGCCTCGAGGCCGACCGCGCCCGTGTGCAGGTCGGCCGCATCTCGCGCTTCGGCCTGCTGGAAATGTCCCGCCAGCGCCTGCGCCCATCGCTGGGCGAGAGCAGCGGCATCGTCTGCCCGCGCTGCTCGGGTACCGGCATCATCCGTGACGTCGAGTCGCTGTCGCTGGCGATCCTGCGCCTGATCGAGGAAGAAGCCCTGAAGGACCGCACCGCCGAGGTGCGCGCCCAGGTACCGATCCCGGTGGCCGCCTTCCTGCTCAACGAGAAACGCAACTCGATCACCAAGATCGAACTGCGCACTCGCGCGCGCATCATCATCCTGCCGAACGACCACCTGGAAACCCCGCACTTCGAAGTCCAGCGCCTGCGCGACGACAACCCGGACGTGCTGAACAACCAGTCCAGCTACGAAATCGCCTCGGCCGAGACCGAAGAAGCGTCGCTGCCGACCGCCACCCGCACCCTGGTACGCCAGGAAGCCGCGGTGAAGACCGCACCGGCCCGCGCCAACGCTCCGGTACCTGCTGCTGCCGAAGAACAGCCTGCCGCACCGGCAACCGCCGCGCCGAGCGTACCGGAGCCAAGCCTGTTCAAGGGCCTGGTCAAGTCGCTGGTCAGCCTGTTCGCCGGCAAGGAAGAGCCTGCCGCCGCACCGGCCGTCACCACCGAAAAACCGGCCACCGAGCGTTCGCCACGCAACGAAGAGCGCCGCAACGGTCGCCAGCAGAGCCGCAACCGCAATGGCCGCCGCGAGGAAGACCGCAAGCCGCGTGAAGAACGCAGCGAGCGCGCCCCGCGTGAAGAGCGCCAGCCACGCGAAGAGCGTGCACCACGTGAAGAACGCGCCCCACGCGAAGAACGCCAGCGTCAGCCACGCGAAGACCGCCGTGGTAACCGTGAAGAGCGCGTGCGCGAACTGCGTGAGCCTCTGGATGCCGCACCGGCCCCGGCCGCCCGCGAAGAACGCGCCCCGCGTGAAGAGCGTGCGCCACGTGAGGAACGTGTAGCCCGTGAAGAGCGCGCACCGCGTGAAGAACGTGCCCCTCGCGAAGAGCGCGCGCCACGTGAAGAACGCGCCCCACGCGAAGAGCGTGCACCGCGTGAAGAACGCGCACCACGTGAAGAGCGTGCACCGCGTGAAGAACGCGCCCCTCGTGAAGAGCGTGCGCCACGTGAAGAGCGCGCTCCGCGTGAAGAGCGCCAGCTGCGCCCTGAGGCGCAGGCCGTCGAACAGGCCGCCGAGCTCGCCGAAGAGCAACTGCCGAACGACGAACTGCTGCAGGACGAGCAGGAAGGCACCGATGGCGAGCGTCCGCGCCGCCGCTCCCGTGGCCAGCGTCGTCGCAGCAACCGTCGTGAGCGCCAGCGCAACGCCAATGGCGAGCTGATCGAAGGTGATGAAGACGCCGGCGAAGAGCAGCAGCCACAACAGCACCAGGCCACCGAGCTGGGCGCTGAACTGGCCGCGGGCACTGCCGTCATCGCCGCCGTGGCCACCAGCAACATCAGCGCCGATGCCGAAGCCCAAGCCAACCAGCAGGCCGAGCGCGCCAGCGCCGCTGTCGCCGAAACCCAGGTGGAAATCACCGAGGTCGTGGCCGAGCAGGTCGCCATCGCCCCGGTGGTCGAGCAACCGGTCAGCGAGCCAGTGGTCGCCGTCGAGCCGAGCATCGAACCGGTGGTCGAAGTAGCGCCGCAGCCAGTGGTCGAAGAAGCCCCTGCCGAGCAGCCTGCAGTCGTCGCCGAGGCGGTGCAAGCCCCTGCCGTGGAAGCCGGTGAAATCGAGCAGCCGCAGGTAGTCGAAGCCACCGTGGTCGAAACCCCGGTAGCCGAGCAGCCTGTAGCGGTCGTCGAGCCAGTGGTCGAGGCCCAGCCGGAAGTGGCTGAAGCACCTGCCGCCGAGCCTGCGCCGATCGTTGCCGAGCAGGCGCCCGAGGAAGCACCGGCCCCGGTCGAGGCGCCTTCGGCGATGCTGGCCAACGGCCGCGCCCCGAACGACCCACGTGAAGTGCGTCGCCGCAAACGCGAAGCCGAAGCTGCAGCCGCCGCTGCCGCCCAGGCCGCTGCCGAAGCCGCCCCTGCGCAAGCGCTGGAAACCGCCGATGAGCACAAGCCTCATCACGGTTGA
- the murB gene encoding UDP-N-acetylmuramate dehydrogenase: MTANWQERVSLKPYNTFGIDVSARYFTQAHDDDEARQALAQAAARQVPVLVIGGGSNLLLSRDVDALVLHMASRGRRLLSDDGEHVVVEAEAGEPWHPFVQWSLDQGLCGLENLSLIPGTVGAAPMQNVGAYGVEIKDVFAGLTALDRQTGELRDFSLAACGFGYRDSLFKRNPGRWLILRVRFALSRSLQAHLDYGPVRQRLAEQGIEQPTAQAISDAICSIRREKLPDPAELGNAGSFFKNPVVPAALAECIRAEHPGVVAYPQADGQVKLAAGWLIEQAGWKGYRDGDAGVHRLQSLVLVNYGQASGAQLHGLARRIQADILERFGVELEMEPNLY; this comes from the coding sequence ATGACGGCGAACTGGCAGGAGCGGGTATCGCTCAAGCCCTACAACACTTTCGGCATCGACGTCAGCGCCCGTTATTTCACCCAGGCCCATGACGACGACGAGGCCCGCCAGGCACTGGCCCAGGCCGCTGCACGGCAGGTGCCGGTGCTGGTCATTGGCGGTGGCAGCAACCTGCTGCTGTCCCGCGATGTCGACGCCCTGGTGCTGCATATGGCCAGCCGTGGGCGGCGCCTGCTCAGCGACGACGGCGAGCACGTGGTGGTCGAGGCCGAGGCCGGCGAGCCTTGGCATCCGTTCGTGCAGTGGAGCCTCGACCAGGGGCTGTGCGGGCTGGAGAACCTCAGCCTGATCCCCGGCACCGTCGGCGCTGCGCCGATGCAGAACGTCGGCGCCTATGGCGTGGAAATCAAGGATGTGTTCGCCGGCTTGACCGCGCTGGACCGCCAGACCGGCGAGCTGCGTGACTTCTCGCTGGCGGCGTGCGGTTTCGGTTATCGCGACAGCCTGTTCAAGCGCAATCCGGGCCGCTGGCTGATCCTGCGCGTGCGCTTTGCGCTGAGCCGGTCGTTGCAGGCGCACCTGGACTACGGCCCGGTGCGTCAGCGCCTGGCGGAGCAGGGGATCGAGCAGCCGACCGCGCAGGCGATCAGCGATGCGATCTGCAGTATCCGTCGGGAAAAATTGCCGGATCCGGCTGAGCTGGGTAACGCCGGGAGCTTCTTCAAGAATCCTGTGGTGCCTGCTGCGCTGGCCGAGTGCATTCGTGCCGAGCATCCAGGTGTGGTGGCGTATCCGCAAGCCGACGGCCAGGTGAAGCTGGCTGCGGGCTGGTTGATCGAGCAGGCGGGGTGGAAGGGCTATCGCGATGGCGATGCCGGTGTACATCGTTTGCAGTCGCTGGTGCTGGTGAATTACGGCCAGGCGAGCGGGGCGCAGTTGCATGGGCTGGCTCGGCGGATCCAGGCGGATATCCTTGAGCGCTTTGGGGTCGAGCTGGAGATGGAGCCGAACTTGTACTGA
- a CDS encoding low molecular weight protein-tyrosine-phosphatase — MRVLFVCLGNICRSPTAEGVLRHQLEAAGLGDVVHVASAGTGDWHVGKAPDSRTCKAALARGYDLSRQRAQQVKAAHFAEYDLVLAMDKSNLGNLQALRPHNATGELDLFLRRYGAALDEVPDPYYGGAEGFEQVLDLIEAACRELVVEIKGRL, encoded by the coding sequence ATGCGCGTTCTATTCGTCTGCCTCGGCAATATCTGCCGCTCGCCGACCGCCGAAGGCGTGCTGCGCCATCAGCTCGAGGCCGCAGGCCTCGGTGACGTGGTGCATGTGGCCTCCGCCGGTACCGGCGATTGGCATGTCGGCAAGGCGCCCGACAGCCGTACCTGCAAGGCCGCGCTGGCCCGCGGCTACGACCTGTCGCGCCAGCGCGCCCAGCAGGTCAAGGCGGCGCATTTTGCCGAGTACGACCTGGTCCTGGCCATGGACAAGAGCAACCTCGGCAACCTGCAGGCCCTGCGCCCGCACAACGCCACGGGCGAGCTCGACCTGTTCCTGCGTCGTTACGGCGCGGCCCTGGACGAAGTACCCGACCCCTATTACGGCGGCGCTGAGGGCTTCGAGCAGGTCCTGGACCTGATCGAGGCGGCGTGCCGCGAGCTGGTCGTGGAAATCAAGGGGCGGTTATGA
- the kdsB gene encoding 3-deoxy-manno-octulosonate cytidylyltransferase, giving the protein MSLDFTVVIPARLRSTRLPGKPLLAIAGKPMVQHVWEQARKSGASRVVIATDDASIVEACQAFGAEVLLTRADHESGTDRLAEVAAQLGLAADAIVVNVQGDEPLIPPVIIDQVAANLAAHPEAGIATLAEPIHAPETIFNPNAVKVVSDKNGLALTFSRAPLPWARDAFAKDRERMPEGVPYRRHIGMYAYRVGFLQDFVAWGPCWLEQTESLEQLRALWHGVRIHVADAIEAPAVGVDTPEDLERVRRLLEA; this is encoded by the coding sequence ATGAGCCTGGACTTCACCGTGGTGATCCCCGCCCGGCTGCGCTCCACGCGCCTGCCGGGCAAGCCGCTGCTGGCGATCGCCGGCAAGCCGATGGTCCAGCATGTGTGGGAGCAGGCGCGCAAGAGCGGCGCCAGCCGCGTGGTCATCGCCACCGACGATGCCAGCATCGTCGAGGCCTGCCAGGCGTTCGGCGCCGAAGTGCTGCTGACCCGCGCCGACCATGAGTCGGGCACCGACCGCCTGGCCGAGGTCGCCGCCCAGCTGGGCCTGGCCGCCGATGCCATCGTGGTCAACGTGCAGGGCGACGAGCCGCTGATTCCGCCGGTGATCATCGACCAGGTGGCGGCCAACCTCGCCGCGCACCCCGAGGCCGGCATCGCCACCCTGGCCGAGCCGATCCACGCGCCGGAAACCATCTTCAACCCCAACGCAGTGAAAGTGGTCAGCGACAAGAACGGCCTGGCCCTGACCTTCAGCCGCGCGCCACTGCCCTGGGCCCGCGACGCGTTTGCCAAGGACCGTGAGCGCATGCCCGAAGGTGTGCCGTACCGCCGCCATATCGGCATGTATGCCTACCGCGTGGGTTTCCTTCAGGACTTCGTCGCCTGGGGCCCATGCTGGCTGGAGCAGACCGAGTCGCTGGAGCAGTTGCGTGCCCTGTGGCACGGCGTGCGCATCCACGTTGCCGATGCCATCGAGGCCCCGGCCGTGGGCGTGGACACCCCTGAAGACCTGGAGCGCGTGCGGCGCTTGCTGGAGGCCTGA